Genomic segment of Microbacterium hydrocarbonoxydans:
CGCTCGTGGCCGACCTCGACAAGCTCGGTGCGGTCGTGCGCACCGGTGTGCGGGTGACGGAGCTCGCGAAGTCGGGGGAGCTGTGGACCGTGACGACCCGGATCACCGCCGCCGACTCCGCAGGCGCCGCTCTCGTGACCGACGGCACTCCGGGCGCGGACGATGCTCTCGTCGACGACGACGAGGTCCTCCAGGCCGACGCGGTGGTGCTGGCGACCCCCGAGGCGGGGGCGCGGAACCTGCTGGCGGAGATCGCCCCCGCGCTTGCCGCGACGGACTCTGCCGAATCGCCCGCGATCGAGCTCGTCACCCTGCTGCTGGCGCCGTCGGCGCTCGACGGCACGCCGCGAGGAACCGGGGTGCTCACGGTACCGGGAAGCCACACGGCCAAGGCCCTCACCCACTCCACCGCGAAATGGGAGTGGGTGCAGCGGGCGGCATCCGGCCGTCACGTGGTGCGGGTCTCGTTCGGCGCGCAGGGCGAGCCCGCAGCGACCGCAGCGCTCGACGACGCCGCAGCCGCGCGTCTCGCCGTGCGCGAGGCATCTGCACTTCTGGGCGTCCCGCTCGCTCAGAACGACGTCGTGGCGGCGCATCGCTCTCGCTTCGTGCAGTCGCAGCCCGCCTCGGTGATCGGCTCGGGGGAGCGACGCAGCGCGGCACGGGCCGCTGTGCAGGCCGTGCCGGGCCTCGCCGCGGTCGGGGCATGGCTGGCGGGGACCGGGCTCGCACAGGTCGTGCCCGATGCTCAGGCCGAGGCCGACCGTCTGCGCCGCGCTCTCCTCTGGGACTGAGGCCGACGCGTCGCGCTCTGCACCGATCCCCATCGGGGTCGCGCTGTCAACCCTCTGATGTGTAGATGCCGAAATCGGCATACGGCGTTACGCTGGACACTTGCAGGCGGCCCCGCAGCCGTCGGTTCGCCCTAGGCGTTCACACCGGAACAACGTGAGGAGACCCCATGAAGGGGAAGATCGGACTCGTCGTAGGAATCGGCGTGGGATATGTCCTCGGAACGCGCGCAGGACGCGAGCGCTACGAGCAGATCAAGACGCAGTGGCTCAAGGTCTGGAACCTCGACCCGGTGCAGGATCAGGTCGAGAAGGTGAAGGGCTATGTCGGTGACAAGGCCGCAGCCGTTCCGGGCGCGATCTGGACCGGCGTGCAGAAGGTCGTGAAGTCGGCGAGCGGCGGAGACAAGACCGCCGGCCAGCGCCTCGACTCCGCCGTGGCCGCAGGCCGCAAGGCGGCTGAGGACATCGTCGAGGCGACCGACGACGTTGTCGAAGAAGCCAAGGCCGCCGCCGAGAAGGATGCCGCGCCCAAGCCCGCCGCCGCCAAGCCGGCCGCGAAGAAGTCGACGGCCAAGAGCGCGCCGTCAGCGAGCACGACCGCTGCGAAGTCCGGAGACTGAGATGCCCCGCGGATACCGCGATCGCGCCGAAGACAGCCTGCTGTCGCTGATCGGCGACCTGCCTGAGCTCATCGGCAATCTCGTCAAGGCCGAGATCGATGCCGCGAAGACCTGGGTCTCGAGGACCGCGAAGGACGCGGGCATCGGTTCCGTCTGGTTCCTCGTCGCCCTGTTCTTCCTGTTCTGGGCCGTGCCGGTGATCCTCGTGTTCGCCATAGCAGGGCTGTCATCGTGGTGGCCGGTCTGGCTCTCGGCGCTCGCCGTGCTCGGCATCCTGATCATCGCCGTGCTGCTGTTCGCGCTGCTCGGCATCCTGAAGTTCCGCAAGGTGCTCCGCCGACAGAATCCCGCTCAGGCGGTCGGCGAAGACATCCGACTCGTGAAGGAAGCCGGCGATGACGAACTCTGACCTCACCCCCCTGCAGAAGGCGTCGGGCCTCACCTCGCTGCCCAAGACGGCTGTCCCGGC
This window contains:
- the hemG gene encoding protoporphyrinogen oxidase yields the protein MTPDAETADSRAQLAARAERAARTHVVVVGGGVGGLVAARECAKVGMRVTLLESADAVGGALQRAELDGVALDAGAESYATRGGRVRALLEDLGIADRIVTPAAGGAWLAGIPGIGAAPLPVGGILGIPANPFQEDVRRILGWSGVWRAYLDRVRPPLTIGHSHSLGKLVASRMGAKVRDRLVAPVTTGVYSASPDDVDVDVAAPGLNAALTRVGSLSGAVQALRDENASRAAKAQSPGAAVEGLDGGMTVLIDALVADLDKLGAVVRTGVRVTELAKSGELWTVTTRITAADSAGAALVTDGTPGADDALVDDDEVLQADAVVLATPEAGARNLLAEIAPALAATDSAESPAIELVTLLLAPSALDGTPRGTGVLTVPGSHTAKALTHSTAKWEWVQRAASGRHVVRVSFGAQGEPAATAALDDAAAARLAVREASALLGVPLAQNDVVAAHRSRFVQSQPASVIGSGERRSAARAAVQAVPGLAAVGAWLAGTGLAQVVPDAQAEADRLRRALLWD
- a CDS encoding phage holin family protein, with product MPRGYRDRAEDSLLSLIGDLPELIGNLVKAEIDAAKTWVSRTAKDAGIGSVWFLVALFFLFWAVPVILVFAIAGLSSWWPVWLSALAVLGILIIAVLLFALLGILKFRKVLRRQNPAQAVGEDIRLVKEAGDDEL